The DNA segment ATTTAAAACACGTAGCACACCGCTGATAATATTCAGCTGCTAACTCTTCAACCAttttcttaggctggttgtactccatcttcacaTCATTTAGAGTTCAATAACAAGAATATGCTCTTCAAGATTTCTTcaataaaagaaattttgaagagaagttaacataacaaaattaaaataaaaattaaaataaaaattaaaattaaaagctaattcctgaattagcactacaaactacttgaaacactattgattgccaatccccggcaatggcgccaaaatttgacgagcgcaaaacacacgcttaaattgtgctcgctagtcaaagatagtatagtatgatatcgtctccacaaggattggatttaaatagtattatcatagtttgtagctagattgctattcaggaggatcaacagttggggtttatataattaataaactaaaatttacaGCTATTGACTATAACTACAaataactaagaatctaaagctattgactaatgacaatcgcaacaaaggtaaacagggaagttatcaatgggagacaATAtaggttgataggataggtgcaagataattgttcgggatctaactctagataattcacttataatattcaagtgagtctctcgaattcacttaattatcagtacaattaTTTAGTAGAAAcccctctctcgattaagtctcaacctctcaatatgaaccaatttaagctcggtgaagatatgcaagaattcgtaatggatcggtctttaggagaacctctttcgatcatcctcctaactaggtttaatcaaggattcaactagcctctttcgattacttagaagaatctatgaactcaaccaacaatatagtgcaaatatatcacaagttatgcttcCCTCGATTACAAGAATAAGTGaacatagatgcaacaattaaatcctccaaaaatgattcaaatacataaaaatagagttataatccacaaacaaccatcaatacaccaaatccatcaaaacctaaaaggttctactccatagacatggagaagttcttcacaaatgaaacaaaaaaataggaaaacataaatacaacCCAAACCCCACCATCACCTCAACTATGACACTAATAAACTTGGAAAAATTCTCTCTAGAATTTTTTCTCTCAAATTACCGCCGTCACTGTAGCAGTGAACAGTGACTTCGTTACTGTTCATCGCGGACAAACTGGAGCTTTAGGCTTCAATGGCCACAATGGCCGGCGACCAGCCATCTTTTCCCGCTGGTATGCCCTCCCCCAGCGTTGCACAACAACATACAACAACTAACTTCAACCCAACTCCTCTAGATTACTCTAAGATTTTGAAACCAAATTCTTTAAATCCTCCAGCGATGGCTACTGCTGCAGCTTCAATTCAACCCATTCCACTGCGATGAGCAGTGTATTTGAATGGACAACCGGTGGTTAAATTCACAGAGGCAGAAGTAGATCGAATGAACGTGATTGAAGGCCTCCAATATGCTGTCGTTGGCAAGCTTTCATATGGATCTCTGGAGATTCAGGAGCTTCGCCGAATAATTCCAACTCAATGTGGTATCAAAGGTGAGTGTAATATCGGATTCCTTAGATATCGTCATGTGTTAATTAGATTATATCTATGGCAAGACTTTTTTTTCCTGGACTGTTGCCTACCTTTTTTGTAAAGAAAACTCTGTTTTCATTGGCTACAGCTGTGGGAAGGCTAGTGTGTCTTGACGCGGCAATTACAAACAAAACTAGGCCGAGTTGCGCAAGAGTAAAAGTTCTTGTCGAtttgttggccgaactacctaaaAAGGTGCGAttggatattgatgatgaagctaCTGGTGGTGTTCGAACAGAATGGGTGAGAATTCAGTATGACATGCTACCAAAATATTGTAAGGAGTGTAAACTACAAGGACATGATGAAATTGAATGGTAGCGTTTGCACCCCGAGCTTATTGAGAATCCAAGCAGCTAGAAAAGGAATGATCTTGCTGAGTCGAACAACTGGAATATTGCTGCTGATGAACAAGGAAAAACCAAAAATCACACTACCCCTTTAATGATTCTCACGAGTGGAAAAATAGTCGGGAACGTAGGTGAACAGTGGAAGGAAGTTCGGGATAATCGGGGaaccaacaaaaataacaaaacccAGGTACAAGGGCAAAGGCAATGCAATCATGCCAGTGAATGCTGGTGTACAATAGGTGCACACTACTAATAACTTTGCACTGGTGGAGGTCGAAGAAGATCAGACAAACAAGGTTCAAGCAAGGAATAAATTTGCAGTATTAGAGGAGGAACAAAGTGATATAAACGAGAACAACCAGCTGGTTTTGGTGGGGGAAAACCAGTCTTCAGTTCTAAAGATGGTCCTACTCCTTCTAGGATTCAGTCCACAATCGACTGGGTTCATAAAAGGTTTGGGACTAGCAAAGAGGAGCTAAAATAACTCAATGTGACCACAAACCAATCTTGTCATGAGATTCCAtctcaaacatttaaagattCTGGGCAGATTGAGGATCTTTATGAGGTAAACTTTACAAAGGTCTTATGGAGCGATACAGTTGAGGTTAAGGATGATCAGCTGGGCAAAACTAAGACAACAGAAGATAAGGTGAAGAAGGACAACAAGACAAGCTCACCTGGTGATAGGCTGGCAACGCCAGGCCTAAAGCGAGGCTCACCAGGCATTAGGTTGGCGACGCCAGGTCCAAAGCCAGGATCCCCAGgcattaggctggcgacgccaggcctaaagCCGGGTTCAACTGATGAGGCAGCTACAGTAAACCCCAACCTTAGTGCAACTGGAGAGATTTTGGCCTATGTAGATGGTGTTCCGGTGTATGCATCAGAGAACAAACTTGATAAAGATGTTGATGTGAAGATTAGGGATGATATAGTGGGTTCAGACCAAATTTCAGGGAATGGGAAGGGTGGTGATCTCACTAGAACAGTGCTTTCAGAGTAGACTGCTAAAGTAACTCCTGGGATAGGCAGTGTCTATGAGCTACAATTCAAGGAGTATAAACAGGCTGATGAGCGGGCAATTTTCCCAAAAGCATCGGGGGAAATAGAGGAAGTGCCTATGGAATCTGGCACTGATCAAATTATGCAGCTATATCTTAATGTTCCACTTAAGATTCCTCTACAACATTTACATGATTTAGTTACACACAATGTGACACCAATTGATGAAGACTATTGAGACAAAATCCAATGGAGgatgaaggagatgatgaatcaaCTGCAGAAAACTTCAAACAAGTGGCTAGGGAAGGGATTTATCACCCATAACTAGTGCTAAAGGAGGTAAAAAACTAAGAATAATCAGAGTAAAAATCCACCACAACCTTCAAGAATAATGCCCAGGAGGGCAACTTCTCTATCTAAATGATGATGATCAAAACATTAATATGGAACATAAGGTCTGTGAATACACAACAGGCCTTTACTAGGGTGATCAACATGAATAGGGAGCATAATTTTTGTGTAGTTGCATTGATGAAGCCTTTTCAAAAGAAGGGACGCATTGATAGATATAAAAGGATGTTGAATATGGAGACTGCTTATGCAAATTTTAATGGGCAAATATGGTTGTTCTTCGATGCAGTGGTGGAATGGGAATTAGTGGAGGATACTGAGCAACATGTGACTGTGAGAGTGTTTCACCATGACCTGGGGCAGCACATGATGATgacatttgtttatgcaaaatgttcaGCAATGGAGAGGTTGGATTTGTGGGATCACTTGTATTACTTAGCAAGTGGTATGGAATTACCATGATtggtaggaggggatttcaatgtgaTATTGCATGAAGATGAGAAAATAGGGGGACTTCCAGTACACCCTCCTGAATATGAGGATTTTGCATTTTGTGTAAACTCTTATGGTTTGTTTGAGCAAGGGTACAAAGGAAGTCCATTaacatggtggaatgggagatcCAATGCTGAGTGTATATTCAAGAGATTGGATAGGCTTTTTGTGAATTTGCCATTTCAGAACATGTTGCCAACTATTGAAGTTGAGAATCTAATCAGAACTGGATCAGATCATGCACCGTTGCTAATGACATGTGGGGTGCAGACAACCAATTTTGTCAAGCCTTTCAGATTCTTGAACTTTTGGACAAAGCATGCTACATTTATGGATGTGGTGAGGTAGAATTGGGAAGTTGTTTTCATAGGGGATCCATTTTTTATGTTAAAGCAGAATATCAAGAGAGTGATGGCAGAACTCTCAAAATGGAGTAGGGAAACATTTGGTGATATCTTCAAGCAATTGGCTATTTTGGAGGACATTGTTAGGGTGAAGGAGATGTTGTTTGAAGAAGAGCCTATAACAGAGAATAGGATTGTGCTTCAAAAGGCTCAATCTGAATTGAAGAAATACTTGAGTATTGAGGAGCAGTATTGGAAGCAAAAACTGGGATGACTTGGTTTGTAGAAGGAGATAGGAATACAAGTTTCTTTCACAATCATGTcaatggaaaaaggaaaaaattgcaACTGAAGAGGATCAAAAGTGGCAGTGGGGTATGGATTGAAGACTAGGAGCAATTGGCTACAGCTGCAGTGGACTTCTATCAAAAACAGTTCACAAATGAAGGTGATGCTTCTGAATTTTCCTTGCTCAATAATGTACCTTCAATGGTCACTATGGATCAGAATTTGGAACTTAGCAGATTGCCAACAATTGAAGAAGTAAGGGCAACAGTTTTTGAGCTTAGTGGGGAGAGTGCTAGTGGTCCTGATGGATTCACTGGCCTGTTTTATCAaacttgctgggatgttattggtgTTGATATACACAACATGGTGCTACACTTCTATAGAGGAGCTGCATTGCCTAAATCCATTACTCACACCAATCTAGTGTTACTGCCCAAGAAACCTAGAGTTGAGACCTTCTCTGACTTAAGGCAATTTAGTTTGAGCAACTTCATTAACAAGGTCTTGTCTAGGGTGTTACATGACATATTGGAGAGTTTTTTGCCATCTCTAATAACTCCTAATTAATCCGGATTTGTAAAAGGTATGAGTATATTTGAGAACATCTTATTGACTTAAGAAATTGTCACTGACATAAGGTTAAGGGGAAAGTCAGCTAATGTAGTAATCAAGCTTGATATGGCTAAGGCCTATGATAGGGTTTCATGGAAGTACTTATTGTATGTGCTAAGGAAGATGGGATTTTCTGAACACTTCATCAACATGGTGTGGAACTTGATGTCAAATAACTGGTATTCAGTATTGGTGAATGGGTAGTCCTCAGGGTTCTCTAAGTCGACAAGGAGTGTGAAACAAGGGGATCCCCTATCTCCAGTATTGTTCATTCTAGCTGCTGAGGTACTTTCCAGGTCTTTGAATAAGCTCTTTGAAGACAAGTCATTTGTGGGATTTGGAATACCTAAGTGGTCTGATCCTTTAAACCACTTGGCATATGCTGATGATATGATAATCTTTGCATCTTCTCATCCTCCCTCTTTGAGCAAGATTATGGCAATGTTGGGGAACTATGAGAAGATATCAGGTCAGATAATCaacaaagataagagttcatactaCATGCATTCAAAGGTTGGTAATGGATTGTTTCAGGCAGTTGGAGCTATTACAGGATTTGCAAGAGGTAAATTCCCCTTCACATATCTGTGGTGTCCTATTTTTTACACTATAAGGAGGAAGGACAATTATGAGGATCTTATTAAGAAGGTGAAGGCTAAATTGCATTCATGGAAAGGAAAGCTGCTGTCATTTGGAGGAAAGGCAACACTCATCTCTAGTG comes from the Nicotiana tabacum cultivar K326 chromosome 14, ASM71507v2, whole genome shotgun sequence genome and includes:
- the LOC142168828 gene encoding uncharacterized protein LOC142168828; translated protein: METAYANFNGQIWLFFDAVVEWELVEDTEQHVTVRVFHHDLGQHMMMTFVYAKCSAMERLDLWDHLYYLASDEKIGGLPVHPPEYEDFAFCVNSYGLFEQGYKGSPLTWWNGRSNAECIFKRLDRLFVNLPFQNMLPTIEVENLIRTGSDHAPLLMTCGVQTTNFVKPFRFLNFWTKHATFMDVNIKRVMAELSKWSRETFGDIFKQLAILEDIVRVKEMLFEEEPITENRIVLQKAQSELKKYLSIEEQYWKQKLG